One Spinacia oleracea cultivar Varoflay chromosome 4, BTI_SOV_V1, whole genome shotgun sequence DNA segment encodes these proteins:
- the LOC110792798 gene encoding FBD-associated F-box protein At5g27750-like, whose amino-acid sequence MKIKINNNVRWLRKNCRKIWVLKKKKDRLSSLPDDILTKILSCLPINSAATTSVLSTRWRHLWTGVTNFVALSEIGKNNNKDEDDILFVQKLIKLTSLKLHNFHIELKSLSNFLIFNVVTNILRDQISCFHEVCSRDVENINIFCPDEGNRYVLFVPPFVFTTKSLVSLTLGFMHICFRMPENVAIQLPNLKNLDLRYLSKIPPWLETLCRCSPLLEVLDLEFILRDIEPRIVNIFAANLKSLWIKSCYSVVRSQIHRNKFYIDTPNLEYLTIVDSTSCYYLTQNPTTLLEASLDLTRTLTETAAMLGDYDYRKDMAKFVRRMCNVSNNLHLRLDRNSNIMGYLSNGEINNGVMFGKLATLTLDLRMIGMSGWKDLLLCLECFPNLKNLEVHHYWLTNNDDVAVEYDKPADCLVNKIKRITIFGLIWLTRELELIAYLLSNATVLEEFHIRDGLSLGNDLRKSLFDLPRASSTCEIWITSEDIYSRIKS is encoded by the coding sequence ATGAAGATTAAGATAAACAACAATGTCAGATGGCTAAGAAAAAATTGCAGGAAAATTTGggtgttgaaaaagaaaaaagacagGTTGAGTTCACTTCCAGACGATATCTTGACCAAAATACTATCTTGCCTCCCTATCAATTCCGCTGCCACCACCTCCGTCCTATCCACCCGATGGCGTCACCTCTGGACCGGAGTCACCAACTTTGTCGCGTTGTCCGAAATCggcaaaaacaacaacaaagacgAAGACGACATCCTTTTTGTACAAAAGCTCATAAAGCTGACCTCTTTGAAACTGCACAACTTTCATATTGAATTGAAATCTCTATCTAACTTTTTGATATTTAACGTTGTAACAAATATACTAAGAGATCAAATATCATGCTTCCATGAAGTTTGCAGTCGAGATGTGGAGAATATCAATATCTTCTGCCCCGATGAGGGAAATAGATACGTTCTTTTCGTCCCGCCCTTTGTGTTTACAACCAAATCTCTGGTAAGTTTAACTTTGGGTTTCATGCATATTTGTTTTCGTATGCCTGAAAACGTAGCTATTCAACTCCCTAATTTGAAGAATCTTGATTTGCGCTATCTTTCCAAGATCCCTCCTTGGTTAGAAACTCTGTGTAGGTGTAGCCCTTTGTTGGAAgttttagacttagagtttataTTACGAGACATTGAGCCTCGTATTGTGAATATATTTGCTGCCAATTTGAAGTCATTGTGGATAAAGAGTTGTTACTCCGTGGTAAGAAGTCAGATACATCGCAACAAATTCTACATCGATACACCTAATTTGGAATACCTGACTATAGTTGATAGCACTTCGTGTTATTACTTGACCCAAAATCCAACTACATTACTGGAAGCATCACTTGATTTGACCAGGACTCTAACTGAAACTGCTGCAATGTTAGGAGATTATGATTATCGAAAAGACATGGCCAAGTTTGTTAGAAGAATGTGTAATGTTAGTAACAATCTTCACTTGAGACTTGATAGAAACTCGAATATAATGGGTTACCTTTCTAATGGTGAAATAAATAATGGAGTTATGTTTGGTAAACTAGCTACTCTTACATTGGATTTGAGAATGATTGGTATGAGTGGGTGGAAGGATTTGCTGCTTTGTTTGGAATGTTTTCCCAACTTAAAGAATCTTGAGGTGCATCATTATTGGCTTACAAATAATGATGATGTTGCAGTGGAGTACGATAAACCAGCAGATTGTTTGGTGAATAAAATCAAGAGAATAACAATATTTGGATTGATTTGGTTAACTCGTGAGCTTGAATTGATAGCTTACCTTCTGAGTAATGCAACTGTTTTAGAAGAGTTTCACATAAGAGATGGACTAAGTTTGGGAAATGATCTTCGTAAGTCGTTGTTCGATCTTCCAAGGGCCTCTTCAACTTGTGAGATTTGGATTACATCTGAGGATATATATAGTAGAATCAAGTCATGA